The following proteins are encoded in a genomic region of Mycobacterium sp. 155:
- a CDS encoding acyl-CoA synthetase has protein sequence MDFSAVTKPVERLLATAQNGLEVLRYGGLETGAVPSPFQIIQSVPMFKLRRYFPPDARPGAENPGPPVLMVHPMMMAADMWDVTRNDGAVGILHRAGIDPWVIDFGSPDEVEGGMQRNLADHVVALSEAIDTVKKVTGRDVHLAGYSQGGMFAYQTAAYRRSKDLASIIAFGAPVDTLAALPMNLPAGVAAGAADFMADHVFSRIDIPGWLARAGFQMLDPIKTAQSRLDFLRQLHDREALLPREQQRRFLASDGWIAWSGPAISELLKQFIAHNRMMTGGFSIHGDLVTLSDIDCPVLVVVGEVDDIGQPAAVRGIKRAAPQADVYEYLIRAGHFGLVVGSKASNQTWPTVAQWVKWLDNGEEMPEGVAPMGLPSVDHPESGVSFTTRVTHGATAATEMAFGVARSAADAVVAANKSARTLVIETVRTLPRLARLGQVNDHTRISLGRIMSEQARDHPNGEALLFDGRVHTYEAVDRRINNVVRGLIDVGVRQGAHVGVLMETRPSALVAIAALSRLGAVAVLMPPDVDLAEAARLGGVSEIIADPSHLEAARRLDTRVLVLGGGPPNVRGGGPPNVRGGGPPDVRGGENRDLHLPEHADVVDMEQIDPGVVELPGWYRPNPGLARDLAFVAFATVADELVARQITNFRWALSAFGTASAANLGRGDTVYCLTPLHHQSGLLVSLGGAVVGGSRIALSRGLQPDRFLQEIRQYGVTVVSYTWAMLREVIDDPSFSLVGSHPVRLFIGSGMPAGLWKRVVEIFEPAQVVEFFATTDGQAVLANVSGAKIGSKGRPLPGGGHVELAAYDADDDLILEDEQGFVRRAEPNEVGVLLAHPRGPVDPTASVKRGVFAPADTWVSTEFLFRRDEDGDYWQVDNRSAVIHTERGPVYGTPISDVVGRLDGVDLAVTYGVDVGGQQVAVTALALRPGGSIATADLTDALSDLPVGSPPDFVHVVADIALGASYRPMVAPLQAAGVPKPARRNSWYLDPDTQTYKPLTLAIRTELTEPDPAADPS, from the coding sequence ATGGATTTCTCGGCGGTGACCAAACCGGTGGAGCGGTTGCTGGCGACTGCGCAGAACGGGCTCGAGGTGCTGCGCTACGGAGGCCTGGAGACCGGCGCCGTCCCGTCTCCGTTCCAGATCATCCAGAGCGTGCCGATGTTCAAGCTGCGCCGGTACTTCCCGCCCGATGCCCGGCCCGGTGCCGAAAACCCCGGCCCACCGGTCCTGATGGTGCACCCGATGATGATGGCCGCCGACATGTGGGACGTCACCCGAAATGACGGCGCGGTCGGCATCCTGCACCGTGCCGGCATCGACCCGTGGGTGATCGACTTCGGCTCACCGGACGAGGTCGAGGGCGGGATGCAGCGCAACCTCGCCGACCATGTGGTGGCGCTGAGCGAAGCCATCGACACCGTCAAGAAGGTGACCGGCCGCGACGTGCACCTCGCCGGGTACTCGCAGGGCGGCATGTTCGCCTACCAGACCGCCGCCTACCGGCGGTCGAAGGACCTGGCCAGCATCATCGCGTTCGGCGCGCCGGTCGACACCTTGGCCGCTCTGCCGATGAACCTGCCTGCCGGCGTCGCGGCCGGCGCCGCAGACTTCATGGCCGATCACGTGTTCAGCCGTATCGACATTCCCGGTTGGCTGGCCCGCGCCGGGTTCCAGATGCTCGATCCGATCAAGACCGCCCAATCCCGGCTGGACTTCCTGCGCCAGCTGCACGACCGTGAGGCGCTGCTGCCCCGTGAGCAGCAGCGCAGGTTCCTCGCTTCGGACGGTTGGATCGCCTGGTCCGGCCCGGCGATCTCGGAGCTGCTCAAGCAGTTCATCGCCCACAACCGGATGATGACCGGCGGCTTCTCCATCCACGGGGACCTGGTCACGCTCTCCGATATCGATTGCCCGGTACTCGTGGTGGTCGGTGAGGTCGATGACATCGGCCAGCCGGCGGCCGTGCGTGGCATCAAACGAGCCGCGCCTCAGGCCGACGTGTACGAGTACCTGATTCGTGCCGGCCATTTCGGCCTGGTCGTCGGCTCCAAGGCCTCGAACCAAACCTGGCCCACGGTGGCTCAATGGGTCAAGTGGCTCGACAACGGCGAGGAGATGCCCGAGGGCGTCGCCCCGATGGGCCTGCCATCGGTCGACCATCCCGAGAGCGGGGTGTCGTTCACGACGCGCGTGACCCATGGAGCTACCGCCGCCACCGAGATGGCCTTCGGCGTGGCCCGTTCGGCGGCTGACGCGGTGGTGGCGGCGAACAAGTCGGCTCGAACTCTGGTCATCGAGACCGTCCGCACACTGCCGAGGCTGGCCCGCCTCGGGCAGGTCAACGACCACACTCGGATCTCGCTGGGCCGCATCATGAGCGAGCAGGCACGCGACCATCCCAATGGGGAGGCGCTGCTGTTCGACGGCCGGGTGCACACCTACGAGGCGGTGGATCGCCGGATCAACAACGTGGTCCGCGGCCTGATCGACGTCGGGGTGCGCCAAGGCGCACATGTCGGGGTGCTGATGGAGACGCGGCCCAGTGCGTTGGTGGCGATCGCCGCGCTGTCGCGTCTGGGTGCCGTAGCCGTGCTGATGCCGCCCGACGTCGATCTCGCCGAGGCTGCCCGGCTGGGCGGGGTGTCGGAGATCATCGCTGATCCGAGTCATCTGGAAGCGGCCCGTCGGCTCGACACGCGGGTTCTGGTGCTCGGCGGCGGGCCGCCAAATGTAAGGGGCGGCGGGCCGCCAAATGTAAGGGGCGGCGGGCCGCCAGATGTAAGGGGTGGAGAAAACCGCGACCTGCACCTGCCCGAGCACGCCGATGTCGTGGACATGGAGCAGATCGACCCCGGTGTGGTCGAGCTTCCCGGCTGGTACCGCCCGAATCCAGGGCTCGCCCGCGATCTGGCGTTCGTCGCGTTCGCCACTGTCGCCGACGAACTCGTTGCCCGGCAGATCACCAATTTCCGCTGGGCGCTGTCGGCGTTCGGTACCGCGTCGGCGGCCAACCTCGGGCGCGGGGACACCGTGTACTGCCTCACGCCGTTGCATCACCAGTCCGGGCTGTTGGTCAGTCTCGGCGGGGCGGTCGTGGGTGGCTCCCGTATCGCGTTGTCGCGCGGTTTGCAGCCCGACCGGTTCCTGCAGGAGATCCGTCAGTACGGCGTCACGGTGGTGTCCTACACGTGGGCGATGCTGCGTGAGGTCATCGACGATCCGTCGTTCTCACTCGTCGGCTCTCACCCGGTGCGGCTTTTCATCGGCTCGGGCATGCCGGCAGGGCTGTGGAAACGGGTGGTCGAGATCTTCGAGCCCGCCCAGGTGGTGGAGTTCTTTGCGACGACTGACGGACAGGCGGTGCTGGCCAACGTGTCCGGCGCCAAGATCGGCAGCAAGGGTCGGCCGCTGCCCGGCGGCGGGCACGTCGAGCTGGCCGCCTACGACGCTGACGACGACCTGATTCTCGAGGATGAGCAGGGCTTCGTCCGCAGGGCCGAGCCCAATGAGGTCGGCGTGCTGCTCGCCCATCCACGCGGGCCTGTCGACCCGACCGCCTCGGTGAAGAGGGGCGTGTTCGCGCCGGCCGACACCTGGGTGTCCACCGAGTTCCTGTTCCGCCGCGATGAGGACGGTGACTACTGGCAGGTGGACAACCGCAGCGCCGTCATCCACACGGAGCGCGGGCCGGTATACGGCACTCCGATCAGCGATGTGGTCGGACGCCTCGACGGTGTCGATCTCGCCGTGACCTACGGCGTCGACGTAGGCGGGCAGCAGGTGGCGGTGACCGCACTGGCGCTGCGCCCGGGTGGCAGCATCGCCACCGCGGATCTCACGGACGCGTTGTCGGACCTGCCCGTGGGGAGCCCGCCGGACTTCGTCCACGTGGTCGCCGACATCGCGCTCGGCGCGTCATACCGACCGATGGTGGCTCCATTGCAGGCCGCGGGCGTTCCGAAACCGGCCCGGCGTAACTCTTGGTACCTCGATCCCGATACCCAGACGTACAAGCCGCTGACCCTGGCCATACGGACCGAACTGACCGAGCCCGATCCGGCTGCCGATCCGTCTTAG
- a CDS encoding Trm112 family protein, with protein sequence MIDEKLLKILVCPQDRGPLLLVTDERLREEHGLRERLREEHGLRERLREEHGSRDWLYNARLHRAYRIDDGIPVLLVGEAVEVDDADHQRLLELAGSPEAG encoded by the coding sequence TTGATCGACGAGAAGCTTCTGAAGATCCTGGTGTGTCCGCAGGATCGGGGACCGCTCCTGCTGGTCACCGATGAGCGCTTGCGCGAAGAGCACGGGTTGCGTGAGCGCTTGCGCGAAGAGCATGGGTTGCGTGAGCGCTTGCGCGAAGAGCACGGATCGCGTGACTGGCTGTACAACGCTCGGCTGCACCGGGCCTACCGCATCGATGACGGCATACCGGTGTTGCTCGTCGGCGAGGCGGTCGAAGTTGACGACGCCGACCATCAGCGGTTGCTGGAGTTGGCCGGGTCACCCGAGGCCGGGTAG
- a CDS encoding TetR/AcrR family transcriptional regulator codes for MTGRKRSGRPPGPSDTRERILVSARELFARNGIDKTSIRAIAADAGVDPALVHHYFGTKTQLFAAAIHIPIDPMAVIGPLREVAVEQIGHTLPSILLPLWDSEIGKGFIATLRSILAGNDVSLFRSFLQDVIVSEVGSRVDDPPGSGRIRVQFVASQLVGVAMARYILELEPFKSLPVEQIAETIGPNLQRYLTGELPGLG; via the coding sequence ATGACCGGCCGCAAGCGATCCGGACGCCCGCCCGGACCCTCCGACACTCGGGAACGCATACTCGTCAGTGCACGAGAGTTGTTTGCACGCAACGGAATCGACAAGACCTCGATCCGTGCGATCGCGGCCGATGCCGGGGTCGACCCCGCGCTGGTGCACCACTACTTCGGCACCAAGACGCAACTGTTCGCCGCCGCGATCCACATCCCGATCGATCCGATGGCCGTGATCGGCCCGCTGCGTGAGGTTGCGGTCGAGCAGATCGGCCACACGCTGCCGTCAATCCTGTTGCCGCTGTGGGATTCCGAGATCGGCAAGGGATTCATCGCCACCCTGCGGTCGATCTTGGCCGGCAACGATGTATCACTGTTCCGGTCATTCCTGCAAGACGTCATCGTCTCCGAGGTCGGCTCGCGCGTGGACGACCCGCCGGGCAGCGGCCGAATCAGGGTGCAGTTCGTGGCGTCGCAACTGGTGGGTGTGGCGATGGCGCGCTACATCCTGGAACTGGAGCCGTTCAAATCACTGCCGGTCGAGCAGATCGCCGAAACCATCGGCCCCAACCTGCAGCGCTACCTGACGGGCGAACTACCCGGCCTCGGGTGA
- a CDS encoding ABC transporter permease produces MHIPGGSISDRHPPAHRSLTPRSRLSPQAYLATTTRILRQLAADHRSVAMILVVPSLVITLMYFMFRSAPHLPGAPTPFNNACLIMLGVFPLVVMFLITSITMQRERASGTLERILTTPLRRFDLLAAYGTAFSIAAAAQASLACVVAFWFLGFSTAGSPLLVFLIAIINAVLGVGLGLLCSAFARTEFQAVQFMPVVIVPQLLLCGIIVPRGALPEWLQWISNMLPASYALEALQQVGAHPELTAVAVRDIAVVVGFALLTLGLAAATLRRRTP; encoded by the coding sequence ATGCACATCCCTGGAGGAAGCATTTCTGACCGTCATCCGCCGGCGCACCGCAGCCTGACCCCACGCAGTCGGCTCAGCCCCCAGGCATACCTGGCGACAACGACCCGGATTCTGCGCCAGCTGGCAGCCGATCATCGCAGTGTGGCGATGATCCTGGTGGTGCCAAGCCTGGTCATCACGCTGATGTACTTCATGTTCCGCAGCGCACCGCACCTACCGGGCGCGCCGACTCCGTTCAACAATGCCTGCCTGATCATGCTCGGGGTGTTCCCGCTGGTCGTCATGTTCCTGATCACCTCGATCACCATGCAACGCGAGCGGGCGTCGGGAACGCTCGAGCGGATCCTGACCACGCCGTTGCGCCGGTTCGACCTGCTGGCCGCCTATGGGACGGCGTTCTCGATCGCGGCCGCCGCGCAAGCGAGCCTCGCCTGCGTCGTCGCGTTCTGGTTCCTCGGATTCTCCACGGCCGGCAGCCCGCTGCTGGTGTTCCTCATCGCCATCATCAACGCCGTACTCGGGGTCGGATTGGGCCTGCTGTGCAGTGCGTTCGCCCGCACCGAGTTCCAGGCCGTGCAGTTCATGCCCGTCGTCATCGTTCCGCAGTTGCTGTTATGCGGCATTATCGTGCCCCGCGGAGCGCTGCCCGAGTGGTTGCAGTGGATCAGCAACATGCTGCCGGCCAGCTACGCGCTCGAGGCGCTGCAACAGGTCGGCGCCCATCCTGAGCTGACCGCGGTCGCGGTGCGGGACATCGCCGTGGTGGTCGGTTTCGCGCTGTTGACCCTCGGCCTGGCGGCAGCGACGCTGCGACGACGGACACCATGA
- a CDS encoding ABC transporter ATP-binding protein has product MMTSSIDEFRSSPVIDIDGLQVVRGKRPALRDVTVQIARGTITGLLGPSGCGKTTLMRCVVGTQIIAAGSVTVLGRPAGSAVLRHKVGYVTQDPTIYDDLRVIDNVRYFAALYGTTAQAADEAVRTVGLHEYRTAYCGNLSGGQRTRASLACALVADPELLVLDEPTVGLDPVLRVELWEQFRELSHRGATLLVSSHVMDEADHCGDLLLMREGRLLAHTTPAELRKDTSCTSLEEAFLTVIRRRTAA; this is encoded by the coding sequence ATGATGACTTCATCGATCGATGAATTCCGATCGTCTCCAGTCATCGACATCGACGGACTACAGGTGGTTCGCGGCAAGCGGCCTGCGTTGCGCGACGTCACCGTGCAGATCGCCCGCGGCACGATCACGGGCCTGCTCGGGCCCTCGGGCTGCGGAAAGACCACTTTGATGCGATGTGTCGTCGGCACTCAGATCATCGCCGCGGGATCGGTGACCGTGCTCGGGCGCCCCGCCGGCAGCGCCGTGCTACGACACAAGGTCGGCTACGTCACGCAGGATCCGACCATCTACGACGACCTTCGGGTCATCGACAATGTCCGCTATTTCGCCGCGCTGTACGGCACCACGGCCCAGGCCGCCGACGAGGCTGTCCGAACAGTCGGCTTGCACGAGTATCGAACCGCGTACTGCGGGAACCTTTCCGGTGGACAGCGCACCCGGGCCTCGCTGGCATGCGCGCTGGTCGCCGATCCCGAGCTGCTCGTGCTGGACGAACCCACCGTTGGTCTGGACCCAGTGCTGCGCGTCGAGCTCTGGGAGCAGTTCCGTGAGTTGTCCCACCGCGGGGCCACCCTGCTGGTCTCCAGTCACGTCATGGACGAAGCCGACCACTGCGGCGATCTGCTCCTCATGCGCGAGGGACGCCTGCTCGCCCACACCACCCCGGCCGAACTCCGGAAGGACACGTCATGCACATCCCTGGAGGAAGCATTTCTGACCGTCATCCGCCGGCGCACCGCAGCCTGA
- a CDS encoding DNA-3-methyladenine glycosylase, producing the protein MSAELLMGDPVAAARRLLGAQLSGRAVEATIVEVEAYGGPVDGPWPDAAAHSFRGPSGRNLVMFGPPGRLYTYRSHGIHVCANVVCGYDGVAGAVLLRAAVVTGGLAQAQGRRGAAVAPAALARGPGNLCSALGIVMEDNGIDLFDGNSPVQLRFGAPVAAVDGPRVGISVAADRPWRFWSVGHREVSAYRRSPRAPVPGSSD; encoded by the coding sequence ATGAGCGCCGAACTGCTGATGGGAGACCCGGTTGCGGCAGCTCGGCGGCTGCTGGGTGCCCAACTCAGCGGGCGTGCCGTCGAGGCGACGATCGTCGAGGTCGAGGCCTACGGCGGACCGGTCGACGGCCCCTGGCCGGACGCCGCGGCCCATTCGTTTCGCGGCCCCAGCGGCCGAAACCTGGTGATGTTCGGGCCGCCCGGACGCTTGTACACCTATCGGAGCCACGGCATCCACGTCTGCGCGAACGTGGTGTGCGGGTACGACGGCGTCGCGGGTGCGGTGCTGTTGCGCGCGGCTGTCGTGACCGGGGGACTGGCTCAGGCGCAAGGCCGTCGCGGTGCGGCAGTGGCGCCGGCGGCACTGGCTCGAGGCCCAGGCAATCTCTGCTCGGCGCTCGGAATCGTCATGGAGGACAACGGAATCGACCTGTTCGACGGGAACAGCCCGGTCCAGCTGCGGTTCGGCGCTCCGGTTGCCGCGGTCGACGGCCCGCGGGTCGGTATCAGCGTGGCCGCCGACCGACCGTGGCGATTCTGGTCGGTGGGACACCGCGAGGTGTCCGCCTACCGGAGAAGTCCGCGGGCTCCGGTGCCCGGCAGCAGCGACTGA
- the tyrS gene encoding tyrosine--tRNA ligase — translation MSTDILEELDWRGLIAQSTDRDALAGDLAKGPVTVYSGFDPTAPSLHAGHLVPLLTLRRFQQAGHRPIVLAGGATGMIGDPRDTGERTLNTADTVADWADRIRGQLERFVEFNDSPTGAIVENNLNWTGELSAIEFLRDIGKYFSVNVMLDRDTVRRRLEGDGISYTEFSYMLLQANDFVELHQRHGCALQIGGSDQWGNIVAGARLVRQKVGATVHAMTTPLVTDSEGKKFGKSTGGGNLWLDPELTSPYAWYQYFVNAADADVVRYLRWFTFLSAEELAELDDATGNRAHERAAQKRLARELTTLVHGEDATKAVELASQALFGRGELTDLDESTLSAALREASSGQVAELKPGGADAITDLLVVSGLATSKGAARRNVAEGGVYVNNIRIESDEWIPQAADFLYDRWLVLRRGKRNIAGVERVGV, via the coding sequence ATGTCAACGGACATCCTGGAGGAGCTGGACTGGCGCGGGCTGATCGCGCAATCGACCGACCGCGACGCATTGGCCGGTGATCTGGCCAAAGGGCCGGTGACCGTGTACTCCGGTTTCGATCCGACCGCGCCGAGCCTGCATGCCGGGCATTTGGTTCCGCTGCTCACGCTGCGCCGGTTCCAACAGGCCGGCCACCGGCCTATCGTGCTGGCCGGCGGCGCTACCGGGATGATCGGCGATCCGCGCGATACCGGGGAACGCACCCTCAACACCGCCGACACGGTGGCCGACTGGGCCGACCGGATCCGTGGCCAGCTGGAACGGTTCGTCGAGTTCAACGACTCGCCCACCGGCGCCATCGTGGAGAACAACCTGAACTGGACCGGGGAGTTGTCGGCCATCGAGTTCCTGCGAGACATCGGCAAGTACTTCTCTGTCAATGTCATGCTCGACCGCGACACGGTTCGCCGTCGCCTCGAAGGTGACGGCATCTCCTACACCGAGTTCAGCTACATGTTGCTTCAGGCCAACGACTTCGTGGAACTGCACCAACGGCACGGCTGCGCCCTGCAGATCGGTGGCTCCGACCAGTGGGGAAATATCGTGGCCGGGGCGCGCCTGGTCCGCCAGAAGGTCGGTGCCACGGTCCACGCCATGACGACGCCGCTGGTCACCGACTCCGAGGGCAAGAAATTCGGCAAGTCGACCGGTGGCGGGAATCTGTGGCTCGATCCCGAGCTGACCAGCCCGTATGCCTGGTACCAGTACTTCGTCAATGCCGCCGACGCCGATGTGGTGCGGTATCTGCGCTGGTTCACCTTCCTATCTGCCGAGGAACTGGCCGAGCTCGACGACGCCACGGGAAACCGTGCGCATGAGCGTGCCGCGCAAAAGCGGTTGGCCCGTGAACTCACCACGCTGGTGCACGGCGAGGACGCGACGAAGGCCGTCGAACTTGCCAGTCAGGCGCTGTTCGGCCGTGGCGAGCTGACGGATCTCGACGAGTCCACGTTGTCCGCGGCTCTGCGGGAGGCGAGCAGTGGACAGGTTGCCGAATTGAAGCCGGGTGGCGCCGACGCGATCACCGATTTGTTGGTGGTGAGTGGATTGGCGACGAGTAAGGGAGCTGCGCGGCGCAATGTCGCCGAGGGTGGCGTGTACGTCAACAACATCCGTATTGAAAGTGACGAGTGGATACCACAGGCCGCCGACTTTTTGTATGACCGTTGGCTGGTGTTGCGACGTGGCAAGCGCAACATTGCCGGAGTCGAGCGGGTGGGGGTGTAG